A part of Campylobacter ureolyticus ACS-301-V-Sch3b genomic DNA contains:
- a CDS encoding YifB family Mg chelatase-like AAA ATPase codes for MKSLKCATFSDSLDIVTVESSFLRGLPSFNITGLANTTIKESENRIKASLLSINFNFPPQKIVINLSPSDIPKKGSHFDLAIALLIALQKDKFDESFFVFGELGLNAQAKSTNSLFSLLLFLSEKVEFAKVLVPKDIALKAATIPNFEVYAISNLTEALNFFLDDEIKSEFLVSKPHPIFEKTIKIKDKIFIPNFDFSLDFSEVKGQARAKRASLIAASGMHNILYEGSPGCGKSMCAKRLVYILPPQSPKEIMLSVAYESLNSKNVEFSAVRPFRSPHHTSTRSSIFGGGSHSAKVGEVALANGGVLFFDEFPHFGKKILESLREPLEDNKILISRVNSKVEYQTKFLFAAAQNPCPCGNLFSKNATCICSEAEIKRYKSTISAPLLDRIDLYVAMDEISKDDKATITSKEMYEKVLIAFKAQVLRGQSELNAKLNDKEVSKFCILETPAKDALNTAISRFNLSQRGINKTLKVARTIADLEEKNEISKNHIMESLSYRIRGFE; via the coding sequence ATGAAGTCTTTAAAATGTGCAACTTTTAGCGACTCTTTGGATATCGTAACGGTTGAATCATCATTTTTAAGAGGGCTTCCTTCTTTTAATATTACAGGTCTTGCAAACACCACAATAAAAGAGAGCGAAAACCGCATAAAAGCCTCTCTTTTATCTATAAATTTTAACTTCCCACCACAAAAAATAGTTATAAATTTATCGCCATCAGATATCCCAAAAAAGGGAAGTCATTTTGATTTAGCAATTGCACTTTTAATCGCACTTCAAAAAGATAAATTTGATGAGAGTTTTTTTGTATTTGGCGAACTTGGGTTAAACGCTCAAGCCAAAAGCACAAATTCACTTTTTTCACTACTTTTATTTTTGAGTGAAAAAGTTGAGTTTGCTAAAGTTTTAGTTCCAAAAGATATTGCTTTAAAAGCTGCAACTATTCCAAATTTTGAAGTTTATGCTATCTCAAATTTAACAGAAGCTTTAAATTTTTTCTTAGATGATGAGATAAAAAGTGAGTTTTTAGTCTCAAAACCTCATCCAATTTTTGAAAAAACAATTAAAATAAAAGATAAAATTTTTATTCCAAATTTTGATTTTAGCCTTGATTTTAGCGAAGTAAAAGGACAAGCTAGAGCAAAAAGAGCAAGTCTTATAGCAGCCAGTGGAATGCACAATATCCTTTATGAAGGAAGTCCTGGATGTGGTAAAAGCATGTGTGCAAAACGCCTTGTTTATATACTTCCGCCACAAAGCCCAAAAGAAATTATGCTAAGCGTGGCGTATGAGTCTTTAAATAGTAAAAATGTTGAGTTTAGTGCCGTGAGACCTTTTAGAAGTCCTCACCACACTTCAACAAGAAGTTCTATCTTTGGTGGTGGATCGCACTCGGCAAAAGTTGGCGAAGTTGCACTGGCAAATGGTGGAGTGCTGTTTTTTGATGAGTTTCCACACTTTGGTAAAAAAATCTTAGAAAGCCTAAGAGAGCCACTTGAGGATAATAAAATTTTAATTTCGCGTGTAAATTCAAAAGTAGAGTATCAGACAAAATTTTTATTTGCAGCAGCGCAAAATCCTTGCCCTTGTGGAAATTTATTTAGTAAAAATGCCACTTGCATCTGTTCAGAAGCAGAGATAAAGCGATATAAAAGCACCATTTCAGCACCACTTTTAGATAGAATAGATCTTTATGTTGCTATGGATGAAATCTCAAAAGATGATAAGGCCACAATAACTAGTAAAGAGATGTATGAAAAAGTCTTAATTGCTTTTAAAGCTCAAGTTTTAAGAGGACAAAGTGAGTTAAACGCAAAACTTAACGATAAAGAAGTTTCTAAATTTTGCATTTTAGAAACACCGGCAAAAGATGCTTTAAACACAGCTATTTCAAGGTTTAATTTATCGCAAAGAGGCATAAACAAAACACTAAAAGTTGCTCGAACCATAGCTGATCTAGAAGAAAAAAATGAAATTTCAAAAAATCATATAATGGAAAGTCTAAGTTATAGAATAAGGGGATTTGAGTGA
- the def gene encoding peptide deformylase yields MVLEVLTYPDKRLYQKSKSVEKFDENLHKFLDDMYETMIAKKGIGLAAIQVGKPLRALVINLLNEEGIQDKNDLIEIINPEILEKDGEITYQEGCLSVPEFFEDVTRSSDIKVRFQNRFGEFIELSASELLAVCVQHEMDHLDGHLFIEKISYSQKKKFSKEYKKRLKEKSK; encoded by the coding sequence ATGGTTTTAGAAGTTTTAACATATCCAGATAAAAGACTGTATCAAAAGTCTAAAAGTGTTGAGAAATTTGATGAGAATTTGCATAAATTTTTAGATGATATGTATGAAACTATGATAGCTAAAAAAGGCATTGGACTTGCGGCAATTCAAGTAGGCAAACCACTTCGAGCTTTGGTTATAAATTTATTAAACGAAGAAGGCATCCAAGATAAAAATGACCTAATTGAGATAATAAATCCTGAAATTTTAGAAAAAGATGGAGAAATTACCTATCAAGAAGGTTGTCTTTCGGTACCTGAGTTTTTTGAAGATGTCACAAGATCAAGTGATATAAAAGTAAGATTTCAAAATAGATTTGGTGAGTTTATAGAGCTTAGTGCAAGTGAGCTTTTAGCCGTTTGTGTGCAGCATGAAATGGATCATTTAGATGGACATCTTTTTATAGAAAAAATTAGCTATAGCCAAAAGAAAAAATTTTCAAAAGAGTATAAAAAAAGGTTAAAAGAAAAATCAAAATGA
- the clpP gene encoding ATP-dependent Clp endopeptidase proteolytic subunit ClpP, with protein MAFYIPYVIEKSSRGERSYDIYSRLLKDRIIMLSGEINDDVASSIVSQLLFLEAEDPEKDIYLYINSPGGVVTSGLSIYDTMNYIRADVSTICIGQAASMGAFLLSCGAKDKRFALPNSRIMIHQPLGGAQGQATDIEIQANEILRIKKTLNEILAKNTNQSIKKIEKDTDRDFFMSAAEAKEYGIIDKVLEKSSK; from the coding sequence ATGGCATTTTACATACCTTATGTTATTGAAAAATCTAGCAGAGGCGAAAGAAGCTATGATATTTACTCACGTCTTTTAAAAGATAGAATTATCATGCTAAGTGGCGAAATAAACGATGATGTGGCAAGTTCTATTGTATCTCAGCTACTTTTTTTGGAAGCAGAAGATCCTGAAAAAGATATCTATTTGTACATAAATAGCCCAGGTGGTGTTGTTACAAGTGGACTTAGTATTTATGATACGATGAATTACATAAGAGCTGATGTTAGCACGATTTGTATCGGTCAAGCTGCCTCAATGGGTGCATTTTTACTAAGCTGTGGAGCAAAAGATAAAAGATTTGCTCTACCAAACTCACGCATTATGATTCATCAACCACTTGGCGGAGCTCAAGGTCAAGCAACAGATATTGAAATTCAAGCAAACGAAATTTTAAGAATTAAAAAAACATTAAATGAAATTTTGGCTAAAAATACAAACCAAAGTATAAAAAAGATAGAAAAAGATACCGATAGAGATTTTTTCATGAGTGCGGCTGAAGCAAAAGAGTATGGAATTATCGATAAGGTCTTAGAAAAGAGTTCAAAATAA
- the tig gene encoding trigger factor, with translation MEVSSKLINSANASIDAKFDAKSIENKVNEIAVKTAKQVKIDGFRPGKVPVNVVKKRYEKALLDDAKQELFKKAIDDGLKNLNKKQSDLLGEPVFAKFEEVDGGIDTIIEISFKPEIDIKGYEKLIPKYEIPEASKDEVKTKIDELLLMVAPLEKVDKDSLEKGDFAKFDFEGFLDGKAFEGGSAKDYSLEIGSNQFIPGFEDAMIGLKPGEEKDINLTFPSDYNAKHLAGKDVVFKVKLHEIQAKNPAKKLDKKTLTELTGDEKLTIKAFEERIENQIKHDKFNKILNEELKPKFVDDMTEKFDFDLPKTIVEQEIDLQFRNSWNSFAKEDMEKFRTDKDALTNKREEFRKEAEKSVKLTFIIDELAKERKVEVSDQELVQAIYFEAYQNGIDPKKHLETYQKQGILPAVKMALIEEKLFNDLFKLPEPKDEKADGKEDKKEEKPAKKTTKKATKEEGK, from the coding sequence ATGGAAGTTAGTTCAAAACTGATTAATTCAGCAAATGCATCAATCGATGCTAAATTTGATGCAAAAAGCATTGAAAATAAAGTAAATGAAATAGCTGTTAAAACAGCAAAGCAAGTAAAAATTGATGGTTTTAGACCAGGAAAAGTTCCTGTTAATGTTGTTAAAAAAAGATATGAAAAAGCACTTTTAGATGATGCAAAACAAGAACTTTTTAAAAAAGCTATTGATGATGGCCTAAAAAATTTAAATAAAAAACAAAGTGATCTTTTAGGTGAGCCTGTTTTTGCAAAATTTGAAGAAGTTGATGGTGGCATAGACACAATTATTGAAATTTCTTTTAAACCAGAGATTGATATAAAAGGATATGAAAAACTTATCCCTAAGTATGAAATTCCAGAAGCTTCAAAAGATGAAGTAAAAACAAAAATTGATGAATTGTTATTAATGGTTGCTCCACTTGAAAAGGTAGATAAAGATAGTCTTGAAAAAGGTGATTTTGCCAAATTTGACTTTGAGGGATTTTTAGACGGTAAGGCTTTTGAGGGTGGAAGTGCGAAAGACTACAGCTTAGAAATAGGCTCAAATCAGTTTATTCCAGGCTTTGAAGATGCAATGATAGGATTAAAACCTGGTGAAGAAAAGGATATTAATTTAACTTTTCCAAGTGATTATAATGCAAAACATTTAGCTGGAAAAGATGTTGTTTTTAAAGTAAAACTACATGAAATTCAAGCTAAAAATCCTGCTAAAAAACTTGATAAAAAAACATTAACCGAACTTACTGGCGATGAAAAATTAACAATAAAAGCTTTTGAAGAAAGGATAGAAAACCAAATCAAACATGATAAATTTAACAAAATTTTAAACGAAGAGTTAAAACCTAAATTTGTTGATGATATGACTGAAAAATTTGATTTTGATCTACCTAAAACTATAGTTGAACAAGAAATTGATTTACAATTTAGAAACTCATGGAATAGTTTTGCAAAAGAAGATATGGAAAAATTTAGAACCGATAAAGACGCTTTAACAAACAAAAGAGAAGAGTTTAGAAAAGAGGCTGAAAAAAGCGTAAAACTAACATTTATAATTGATGAGCTTGCAAAAGAAAGAAAAGTTGAAGTAAGCGATCAAGAGTTGGTTCAAGCTATTTATTTTGAAGCTTATCAAAACGGAATTGATCCTAAAAAACATCTTGAGACTTATCAAAAACAAGGAATTTTACCAGCTGTTAAAATGGCTTTGATAGAAGAAAAGCTATTTAATGATTTGTTTAAACTTCCTGAACCAAAAGATGAAAAAGCAGACGGTAAAGAAGATAAAAAAGAAGAAAAACCTGCTAAAAAAACAACTAAAAAAGCGACTAAAGAAGAAGGGAAATAA
- the folE gene encoding GTP cyclohydrolase I FolE, translating into MDNNKKNSIEFEKSVKNMLEILGEDPNREGLIKTPQRVFKAYEFMTSGYKEDPKVVLNDALFESSNNEMVLIKDIEFYSLCEHHLLPIIGRAHVAYIPNGKVVGLSKIPRMVNIFARRLQIQEQLTEQIAGALQEVINPRGVGVVLEARHMCIEMRGVEKINSTTTTSALRGSFISDPRTRKEFFSLINSSREARF; encoded by the coding sequence ATGGATAATAACAAAAAAAATAGTATTGAATTTGAAAAATCTGTAAAAAATATGCTTGAAATTTTAGGAGAAGATCCAAATCGTGAAGGATTGATAAAAACTCCGCAAAGGGTTTTTAAGGCTTATGAGTTTATGACAAGTGGATATAAAGAGGATCCAAAAGTTGTGCTAAATGATGCCTTATTTGAAAGCTCAAACAACGAAATGGTCTTAATAAAAGATATAGAATTTTATAGCCTTTGTGAACATCACTTATTGCCAATTATAGGAAGAGCACATGTTGCTTATATACCAAATGGAAAGGTTGTGGGTTTATCTAAAATTCCAAGAATGGTAAATATATTTGCAAGAAGACTTCAAATCCAAGAACAACTTACCGAACAAATTGCTGGAGCCTTACAAGAAGTTATTAATCCGCGTGGTGTTGGGGTGGTTTTGGAAGCTAGGCACATGTGCATTGAAATGAGAGGAGTTGAAAAGATAAACTCTACAACTACAACTTCAGCATTAAGAGGAAGTTTTATTTCAGATCCAAGAACTAGGAAAGAGTTTTTTTCTTTAATAAACTCATCAAGAGAGGCGAGATTTTAA